From the Phyllostomus discolor isolate MPI-MPIP mPhyDis1 chromosome 7, mPhyDis1.pri.v3, whole genome shotgun sequence genome, one window contains:
- the LOC114502025 gene encoding LOW QUALITY PROTEIN: hsc70-interacting protein-like (The sequence of the model RefSeq protein was modified relative to this genomic sequence to represent the inferred CDS: inserted 1 base in 1 codon; substituted 1 base at 1 genomic stop codon), with product MDPRKVSELRAFMKMCRQDLSILHTEEMRFLREWVESMGGKIPPATHKAKSEENKEEKTDSKKVEEDIKTDEPSSEESDLEIDNEGMLEADTDAPQEMGDENVEITEEMMDQANDKKVAAIDALNDGELQKAIDLFTDAIKLNPCLAILCAKRASIFIKLQKPXAAIRDCDRGIEINPDSAQPYKWRGKAHSLLGHWEEAAHDLALACKLDYDDDTSAMLKEVQPRAQKIAEHRRKYEXKCEELEIKERMERVKKAEEEHERAQREEEARRQSGAQYGSFPGGFPGGMPGNFPGGMPGMAGMSGLNEILSDPEVLAAMQDPEVMVAFQDVAQNPTNMSKYQSNPKVMNLISRLSAKFGGQA from the exons ATGGATCCCCGCAAAGTGAGCGAGCTTCGGGCCTTCATGAAAATGTGTAGGCAGGATCTGAGCATTCTTCACACTGAGGAAATGCGcttcctgagggagtgggtggagagCATGGGAGGTAAAATACCACCTGCTACTCATAAAGccaaatcagaagaaaataaggaagaaaaaacagatagTAAGAAGGTGGAGGAAGACATAAAGACCGACGAACCATCAAGTGAGGAAAGTGACCTAGAAATTGACAATGAGGGCATGCTTGAAGCAGACACAGATGCCCCTCAGGAAATGGGGGATGAAAATGTAGAGATAACTGAGGAGATGATGGATCAGGCAAATGATAAAAAAGTGGCTGCCATTGATGCCCTAAATGATGGTGAGCTACAGAAAGCCATTGACTTGTTCACAGATGCCATCAAGCTGAATCCTTGCTTGGCCATTCTGTGTGCCAAGAGAGCCAGTATCTTCATCAAATTACAGAAGC ATGCTGCCATCCGAGATTGTGACAGAGGTATTGAAATAAACCCTGATTCAGCTCAGCCTTATAAATGGCGAGGGAAAGCACACAGTCTTCTGGGCCATTGGGAAGAAGCTGCCCATGATCTTGCCCTTGCATGTAAATTGGATTATGATGATGATACTAGTGCAATGCTGAAAGAAGTTCAACCAAGGGCCCAGAAAATTGCAGAACATCGGAGAAAGTATGAGTGAAAATGTGAAGAGCTAGAGatcaaagaaagaatggaaagggttAAGAAAGCTGAGGAAGAACATGAGAGAGCCCAGCGGGAAGAAGAAGCTAGACGACAATCAGGAGCTCAGTATGGCTCTTTTCCAGGtggctttcctgggggaatgccTGGTAATTTTCCTGGAGGAATGCCTGGAATGGCAGGAATGTCTGGGCTCAATGAAATTCTCAGTGATCCAGAGGTTCTCGCAGCCATGCAGGATCCAGAAGTTATGGTGGCCTTCCAGGATGTGGCTCAGAACCCAACAAATATGTCGAAATATCAGAGCAACCCAAAGGTTATGAATCTAATCAGTAGATTGTCAGCCAAATTTGGAGGTCAAGCGTAA